The Candidatus Bathyarchaeota archaeon genome includes the window ATATCACCAAAATCTATGATTCCAGAAATCTTATCATCCCGGACCAGTAGGTTCCAGTCGTTTGCATCTGAATGGATAACACACCTCCTCAAATTTGGCATCTCAGGAAGGACAATTTCACTATACTGGAGGAAGAAATAATCGACTAGTTTTCGCTGATGCGGCGTTCCAATGTACTTGATATATTTTCGATTATTGAGGCAATGCTGCAAGTCCCAATCTAGTTGTCGGGCTCCAATTGCTGGATGATAAAAATCGAGCAATGTTTTGTTCATCTGGGCAAGGAATCTTCCAATGGATTGAAAAAGGTCTGTTGAGTGCTTAACTTCAGCTAGGAGTTCTCCTTCAACAAAAGTGAGCATTCTGATTAATTGCTTACCATTTTCAATGGTGGAAAGAAACTTGCCCTTCAGGTTTCTTACAGGAGTAGGGTAAGAATTTGTCGATTGGTGCAAAAGTTTCTGAAGTGCTTGGTTCTCTGCATCCAGTAGTTCATATAACCCCAATTCAGTTTGATATTGTTTATAAACAAACTTCTCTCCTTGAGCAGTACATACTTGAAAATTAATATTCTTTCCATAACCCTCTACTTTTTTTGAAGTAGCATTCTCAATTCCAAAATGCTCCTTTAGCAATTCCATTACTTTTTTCATGTTCTTCAATGCACCAGATCGCGCGCGCGATTTTTAAACCAGTTATCTCCATATCTCCTAAATTACTTATGCCTGTATTTGGCCTTTAGCATCTATCTCTTTTCTTATGCATAAGATGTCAGAAGCCAGAAAAAATGGGGAGTTCGGGAGATATCTCCATCTTAGGCAGTTCTAACCGGACTATACTACAGGTGCTCGAATAATGCTACTTAGTTTCTGAAAGATCAACATGCTTAGAAAAAAGAGGAGATTGGGTGATATCTCCACTAGGGTCAGTGTCCAAGCTAGACGACTCTTTTGAAAAAAGGGGATTGGTTTAAACCCTTCCAGAAGGGCTCCAAATATGATTGTGGGTTTCGGTGTATGCATTTGTGGCTAAACCTCTCTAGGTTTTATTTGGGAATCAAATAGGCTCCCTATAAACCTCAAATATGGGTTGTTTTCTTAGACTGCGTGACATGTGCATTTTACAGGTTGATGCCTTCTTCGAAGGCGCAAAGATTTGTTTTTGTAGTGTCTGCTCTGACGCTGGTTGTGATGGCTTTTTTCATAGCTTCTTTACTTACGATTTTGGTGATTTCTGTTAATGCGCCGAGCATTACGACATTTGCGTACATTTTAGATCTTAATTGTGTCTCAGCAACTTTGGTTGTTGGCAGGTTATAGACTTTGGCTTTGATTTCTGGGATTTGCTTCACTAAATCTTTATCGACTAGCAAGGTGGCGTTTTCTTTCAAGTCCTTAATATGTGCATTTATGGCGCTCTGGCTCATTGCCACGAGGATGTCACATTTTCTCACCATCGGATAGCCTATTTTCTGGTCTGAGATTATTACTTCGCTTTTTGCGGCGCTTCCTCTGGCTTCTGCTCCGTAGCTCTGGGTTTGCACCACGTTTTTTCCGTCGTAGACTGCAGCACGCCCAAGTATTTGGCCTGCAAGGACGACTCCTTGTCCTCCGAGTCCGCAGATTCGCACTTCAACACTAGTCATCGCCTCTTTGCCTCCTTTGACATTGCTCGGATGTTTTCAGTCAAAGATGGATGCCTTCTGGAAG containing:
- a CDS encoding phosphotransferase, which translates into the protein MKKVMELLKEHFGIENATSKKVEGYGKNINFQVCTAQGEKFVYKQYQTELGLYELLDAENQALQKLLHQSTNSYPTPVRNLKGKFLSTIENGKQLIRMLTFVEGELLAEVKHSTDLFQSIGRFLAQMNKTLLDFYHPAIGARQLDWDLQHCLNNRKYIKYIGTPHQRKLVDYFFLQYSEIVLPEMPNLRRCVIHSDANDWNLLVRDDKISGIIDFGD
- a CDS encoding 2-oxoacid:acceptor oxidoreductase family protein codes for the protein MTSVEVRICGLGGQGVVLAGQILGRAAVYDGKNVVQTQSYGAEARGSAAKSEVIISDQKIGYPMVRKCDILVAMSQSAINAHIKDLKENATLLVDKDLVKQIPEIKAKVYNLPTTKVAETQLRSKMYANVVMLGALTEITKIVSKEAMKKAITTSVRADTTKTNLCAFEEGINL